The following are encoded in a window of Mycobacterium sp. ELW1 genomic DNA:
- a CDS encoding enoyl-CoA hydratase/isomerase family protein, with translation MTEQLDLATIEFLVTDHVATVALNRPERLNSFTEQMADELATVWARIREDDDIRAAVLCANGERAFCTGIDVTEGTWWKHKPIFNQEDPGVLLGPKAHKVWKPVIAALHGIVAGGAMYFVNECDFSICSANATFFDPHPNAGIVSALEPMGMLALGLPYGEVMRWALLGSEERMTAQTALRVGLVTEIVPDDQLRTRALELAGEIAARRPNGIQGTVRAMWEARDLPPTVAARHGKFYTDLGNAGATPDSLNNNKKPRTR, from the coding sequence ATGACCGAACAGCTGGACCTGGCCACCATCGAGTTCCTCGTCACCGATCATGTCGCGACGGTCGCGCTGAATCGGCCTGAGCGGCTGAACAGCTTCACCGAGCAGATGGCCGACGAGCTCGCCACCGTGTGGGCTCGCATCCGCGAAGATGATGACATCCGCGCGGCGGTGCTGTGCGCCAACGGCGAGCGGGCGTTCTGCACCGGCATCGACGTTACCGAGGGCACGTGGTGGAAGCACAAGCCCATCTTCAATCAAGAAGATCCCGGCGTACTCCTTGGACCGAAGGCCCACAAGGTGTGGAAGCCGGTGATCGCCGCGCTACACGGCATCGTGGCCGGCGGCGCGATGTACTTCGTCAACGAATGTGACTTCTCGATCTGCAGTGCAAACGCCACGTTCTTCGACCCACATCCCAACGCGGGGATCGTCTCGGCACTGGAACCCATGGGGATGCTGGCGCTCGGCCTCCCGTACGGAGAAGTCATGCGCTGGGCGCTGCTCGGCAGTGAAGAGCGAATGACGGCGCAGACCGCACTGCGGGTCGGTCTCGTCACCGAGATCGTGCCCGACGACCAACTGCGCACGCGTGCACTCGAATTGGCCGGCGAGATCGCCGCTCGTCGGCCCAACGGCATTCAGGGCACGGTGCGCGCCATGTGGGAGGCGCGCGATTTGCCTCCCACCGTGGCCGCCCGGCACGGCAAGTTCTACACGGACCTGGGCAATGCCGGCGCCACTCCAGACTCGCTCAACAACAACAAGAAACCGCGAACTCGATGA
- a CDS encoding flavin reductase family protein, with the protein MTIDLEAADKVLAGLRPFPVAVTTIDGGFSNGLMSLSAGSASIVPELPRATVSLTKYNKTHDMLVNSGIFVMHMLSAGPDEIDASMDILMTLGGSSGRDGDKISRLRTKPGVTGAPILLDAHSYVECRVTGSLDNDENTIFVGDVVAAEVFSSAQRLRIGEAWGKLPHGWIEQYEANHEPQLQSARDLRAAAAARA; encoded by the coding sequence ATGACGATCGACCTCGAGGCTGCCGACAAAGTACTGGCCGGACTGCGGCCGTTCCCGGTGGCGGTCACCACCATCGACGGCGGCTTCTCCAACGGCCTGATGTCGCTGTCGGCCGGCTCGGCCAGCATCGTGCCCGAGCTACCCCGTGCGACCGTCAGCCTGACCAAGTACAACAAGACCCACGACATGCTGGTCAACTCTGGGATCTTCGTCATGCACATGCTCTCCGCCGGCCCTGACGAGATCGACGCCTCGATGGACATCTTGATGACCCTGGGCGGCAGCTCGGGCCGCGACGGCGACAAGATCTCCCGACTGCGCACCAAGCCGGGCGTCACCGGCGCGCCGATTCTGCTTGACGCCCACAGCTACGTGGAATGTCGGGTCACCGGTTCACTGGACAACGACGAGAACACCATCTTCGTCGGCGACGTCGTGGCGGCCGAGGTGTTCAGCTCCGCGCAACGGCTACGCATCGGCGAGGCCTGGGGCAAGCTGCCGCACGGCTGGATCGAACAGTACGAGGCAAATCACGAGCCGCAGCTGCAGAGCGCACGCGACCTGCGGGCGGCCGCAGCTGCGCGCGCCTAG
- a CDS encoding aldolase/citrate lyase family protein: MTNRWTQRIGGGSPRFGMWLASGSSYVTEICAGSGIDWVLLDQEHAPNDLRSTLDQLHVLAGYPDVDVLVRPPAADPVLIKQLLDIGAQNIIVPMIDDATMATTAVAATRYPPEGIRGVGSALARASRWNRISDYLVTADATVSLTVQVETMAALAQLGEIADVDGVDAVFIGPADLAASMGKLGQPEHPDVVSAIETALGKISEHGKAAGVNAFNQQIAHRYVDAGASFVLVGADVALLARGAEDLATKYRRSEE; encoded by the coding sequence GTGACGAATCGATGGACACAGCGCATCGGCGGCGGGTCGCCCCGGTTTGGCATGTGGCTGGCCTCGGGCAGCAGTTACGTCACCGAGATCTGCGCTGGGTCCGGAATCGACTGGGTGCTGCTGGATCAAGAGCATGCACCCAACGATCTGCGCTCGACGCTCGACCAGCTTCACGTGCTCGCCGGCTACCCGGACGTCGACGTGCTGGTGCGCCCGCCGGCGGCAGACCCCGTGCTCATCAAGCAGCTACTCGACATCGGTGCGCAGAACATCATCGTTCCGATGATCGACGACGCCACGATGGCGACGACGGCCGTCGCGGCCACCCGCTATCCCCCGGAGGGCATCCGGGGGGTCGGCAGCGCGCTGGCCCGCGCCTCTCGGTGGAACCGAATTTCTGACTATCTTGTCACTGCAGATGCAACGGTGTCATTGACCGTTCAGGTAGAGACGATGGCGGCCCTGGCCCAACTGGGGGAGATCGCAGACGTCGACGGAGTGGACGCGGTGTTCATCGGTCCTGCAGACCTCGCGGCATCTATGGGCAAACTCGGCCAGCCCGAACACCCAGATGTAGTGAGCGCCATAGAGACTGCTCTAGGCAAAATATCGGAGCACGGAAAGGCTGCCGGGGTCAACGCGTTCAACCAGCAGATCGCCCACAGGTATGTCGATGCCGGTGCGAGTTTCGTTCTGGTTGGGGCCGACGTGGCCCTCCTTGCCCGCGGGGCCGAAGACCTTGCGACCAAATACCGTCGATCGGAAGAGTGA
- a CDS encoding acetyl-CoA acetyltransferase encodes MSGAVAIAGVALSDVGRVDDKGPYELIAQASRRALADAGLTPGDVDGLASTGQGTLPPVDVGEYLGLRPRWIDSTAVGGASWEVMAAHAADAITAGHADVVLLTYGSTARSDLRKGLRGANINWGARGPLQWEAPYGHTLISKYAMAARRHMFSYGTTIEQLAEVAVSARFNAADNPEAYYREPITIDDVLDGPMIADPFTKLHCCIRSDGGAAAVLVSADRAKDLKSKPIWVLGAAETTSHMLTSQWDDLTVGPASVSGPLAFARAGVTPSDVDVAEIYDAFTYMLLLTLEDLGFCPKGEGGPFVEKGSLRLGGELPTNTDGGGLSACHPGQRGLFLLVEAVRQLRGECGSRQVPGAKIACVSGTGGWFCSSGTMILGNEQP; translated from the coding sequence GTGAGCGGAGCAGTCGCCATTGCCGGCGTTGCACTGTCCGATGTGGGCCGCGTCGACGACAAGGGTCCGTACGAGTTGATCGCGCAGGCCAGTCGCCGGGCGCTCGCTGACGCGGGGCTCACGCCCGGTGATGTCGACGGTCTGGCCTCCACCGGTCAGGGCACTCTGCCGCCGGTCGACGTCGGCGAGTATCTCGGGCTGCGGCCACGGTGGATCGACTCCACTGCGGTCGGCGGCGCGTCGTGGGAGGTGATGGCCGCGCACGCGGCCGATGCGATTACGGCCGGCCACGCCGACGTCGTGTTGCTCACCTACGGTTCGACGGCGCGCTCGGATCTGCGAAAGGGGTTGCGCGGCGCCAACATCAACTGGGGTGCTCGCGGACCACTGCAGTGGGAGGCGCCATACGGGCACACGCTGATCTCCAAGTATGCGATGGCAGCGCGTCGGCACATGTTCAGCTACGGCACCACCATCGAACAACTGGCCGAGGTCGCAGTGTCGGCGCGGTTCAATGCGGCCGACAACCCCGAGGCCTACTACCGCGAACCGATCACCATCGACGATGTGCTCGACGGTCCGATGATCGCGGACCCGTTCACCAAACTGCACTGCTGCATCCGCAGTGACGGCGGGGCGGCCGCCGTGCTCGTCAGTGCCGATCGAGCGAAAGATCTCAAGTCCAAGCCGATCTGGGTGCTCGGTGCCGCCGAAACCACCTCGCACATGCTCACCTCGCAGTGGGACGATCTCACTGTCGGCCCCGCTTCGGTCAGCGGACCCTTGGCGTTCGCGCGGGCCGGGGTAACGCCGTCCGATGTCGACGTGGCCGAGATCTATGACGCTTTCACCTACATGCTCCTGCTCACGCTGGAGGACCTCGGCTTCTGCCCGAAGGGCGAGGGCGGCCCGTTCGTGGAGAAGGGATCACTGCGACTTGGCGGTGAACTCCCCACGAACACCGACGGTGGGGGACTCTCCGCGTGCCATCCCGGGCAACGGGGCCTGTTTCTCTTGGTGGAGGCGGTGCGCCAGCTGCGGGGCGAATGCGGGTCGCGCCAGGTGCCCGGTGCGAAGATCGCCTGCGTCAGCGGCACCGGTGGGTGGTTCTGCTCCAGTGGCACCATGATTCTCGGTAACGAGCAGCCATAG
- a CDS encoding alpha/beta hydrolase has product MTHAEAPHTEAVIDTSNYRSIWLYLKELEFRQGFIDVPVNGTAVRTRYAEAGSPDKPHVILLHGTGGHWETFAPNLAALSTHFHCVAIDMVGNGFSDKPDYDYEIAVYVEHVVGVMDHFGMTSANFVAMSLGAFVASAMSVGHPDRVDRVILMSPAGREASASNMARIRAERTKAVNEPTWESLHAVFEHLIADEANRLPDLIGLRQAVYRREDTRNTIDRLLILQDEKVRERNLIPDDDWRGITAPVMIVASGKDHGVYQDTARTIADLIPNSEVFEMASVRHWPHFEDPEAFNAAAVEFLTR; this is encoded by the coding sequence ATGACCCACGCAGAGGCACCACACACAGAGGCCGTGATCGATACGTCGAACTACCGCAGCATCTGGCTGTACCTCAAGGAGCTCGAGTTCCGCCAGGGGTTTATCGACGTACCGGTCAACGGGACCGCCGTCCGCACCCGCTACGCGGAGGCGGGGAGCCCGGATAAACCGCACGTCATCCTTCTGCACGGCACCGGTGGTCACTGGGAGACTTTCGCGCCGAACCTCGCCGCGCTGTCCACGCATTTTCATTGCGTGGCCATCGACATGGTCGGAAACGGGTTCTCCGACAAGCCGGACTACGACTACGAAATCGCTGTCTACGTCGAGCATGTGGTGGGGGTGATGGACCACTTCGGCATGACATCGGCCAATTTCGTCGCCATGTCGCTGGGAGCGTTTGTCGCCTCGGCGATGTCCGTTGGTCACCCCGACCGCGTTGACCGGGTGATCCTGATGTCGCCGGCCGGACGGGAGGCCTCGGCGTCGAACATGGCGCGCATCCGCGCGGAACGAACGAAGGCGGTCAATGAGCCGACGTGGGAGTCATTGCATGCGGTCTTCGAGCATCTCATCGCGGACGAGGCCAATCGCTTGCCCGATTTGATTGGTCTCCGGCAGGCGGTGTACCGACGCGAGGACACCCGTAACACCATCGACCGGCTGTTGATTCTGCAGGACGAGAAGGTGCGCGAACGCAACTTGATTCCCGACGACGATTGGCGCGGGATCACCGCGCCGGTGATGATCGTGGCCTCCGGTAAGGACCACGGCGTGTACCAGGACACCGCGCGAACCATCGCGGACCTGATTCCCAACTCCGAGGTGTTCGAGATGGCGTCGGTACGGCATTGGCCACATTTCGAGGACCCTGAGGCGTTCAATGCTGCCGCCGTCGAGTTTCTGACGAGATGA
- a CDS encoding aromatic-ring-hydroxylating dioxygenase subunit beta yields MTVNSELQARPTLRPLPDAEVLSFLYLEARLADEGRYSEWESLWDNGDSVVYRVPMHPDDDPRTTLAYINDNRRRITSRVAQLNTGNRHSQTPPSVMRRILSNSEVVAQDTDTVTVESNFALFEYRLRQRTWAGRVSHTVRRTPDGPRLVRKIVNLIDSSGPVDTLAFLI; encoded by the coding sequence ATGACCGTCAACTCTGAACTCCAGGCACGGCCTACCTTGCGACCTCTGCCGGACGCTGAGGTCCTCTCGTTCCTCTACCTGGAAGCCCGTCTGGCGGACGAAGGTCGTTACTCGGAGTGGGAGTCACTATGGGACAACGGCGATTCGGTGGTCTATCGCGTTCCCATGCATCCCGACGACGACCCGCGGACCACCTTGGCCTACATCAACGACAACCGGCGACGGATCACCAGCAGGGTGGCTCAGCTCAACACCGGTAACCGGCACTCTCAAACCCCGCCGTCGGTGATGCGCCGCATACTGTCCAACAGCGAGGTGGTGGCGCAAGACACCGACACCGTCACTGTCGAGTCCAACTTCGCGCTCTTCGAATACCGTCTGCGACAACGCACATGGGCGGGCCGGGTGTCTCACACAGTTCGCCGTACGCCGGACGGACCCCGGCTGGTCCGCAAAATCGTGAACCTGATCGACTCCAGCGGGCCCGTCGACACCCTCGCATTCCTGATATGA
- a CDS encoding aldehyde dehydrogenase: MTDTTTERLVEFELLIAGQTCCAASGSTYDSVDPFTGRPWARVPDGDATDVDRAVAAARSALNGPWGELTATARGKLLWRLGELIARDAEQLAELEVRDGGKLVREMVGQMKALPDYYFYYAGLADKLQGEVVPVDKPNFFVYTRHEPVGVVGAITPWNSPLLLLTWKLAAGLAAGCTFVIKPSDHTPTSTLAFAKLFAEAGFPPGVVNVVTGWGPATGAALAAHPGVDKIAFTGSTATGIHVGKAAIEHMTRFSLELGGKSAQVVFSDADLDAAANGVIAGVFAATGQTCLAGSRLLVHESVADALVEKIVARAATIKLGDPKDPTTEMGPVSNQPQYDKVLSHFASAREEGATVAFGGEPVDELGGFFVKPTVLTGVNRAMRAVAEEVFGPVLAVMTFTDEDEAVSTANDTEFGLAAGVWTKDVHRAHRVAARLRAGTVWVNAYRVVAPHVPFGGVGYSGIGRENGIDAIKDFTETKAVWVELTGATRDPFTLG, translated from the coding sequence ATGACCGACACAACCACCGAACGGCTGGTCGAGTTCGAGCTGCTGATCGCCGGTCAGACGTGTTGCGCGGCCTCAGGTTCGACCTACGACAGCGTCGATCCGTTCACTGGCCGACCATGGGCTCGGGTTCCTGACGGAGACGCCACCGATGTGGACCGCGCAGTGGCCGCCGCGCGCAGCGCACTGAACGGCCCGTGGGGTGAACTCACCGCCACCGCCCGCGGAAAGCTGCTGTGGCGCCTGGGCGAGCTCATCGCCCGGGACGCGGAGCAACTGGCCGAACTCGAAGTCCGCGACGGCGGCAAGCTGGTCCGCGAAATGGTCGGCCAGATGAAGGCACTACCGGACTACTACTTCTACTACGCCGGACTGGCGGACAAGCTCCAAGGCGAAGTCGTCCCGGTCGACAAACCCAATTTCTTCGTCTACACCCGACACGAGCCGGTCGGCGTCGTCGGTGCGATCACGCCGTGGAACTCGCCGCTCCTGTTGCTCACCTGGAAGCTCGCTGCCGGACTGGCCGCCGGGTGCACGTTCGTCATCAAGCCCAGCGATCACACCCCGACCTCGACACTGGCGTTCGCGAAGTTGTTCGCCGAAGCGGGATTTCCCCCGGGTGTCGTCAATGTCGTCACCGGATGGGGCCCGGCAACCGGTGCGGCACTGGCCGCACACCCCGGCGTCGACAAGATCGCGTTCACCGGATCGACGGCCACCGGGATCCACGTCGGCAAGGCCGCGATCGAGCACATGACCCGGTTCTCGCTCGAACTCGGAGGTAAGTCAGCACAGGTCGTGTTCTCCGACGCCGACCTCGATGCGGCGGCCAACGGCGTGATCGCCGGTGTATTCGCCGCCACCGGACAGACCTGCCTCGCAGGCTCGCGGCTCCTGGTCCACGAAAGCGTCGCCGACGCGCTGGTCGAAAAGATCGTCGCGCGGGCGGCCACCATCAAACTCGGCGACCCGAAGGATCCGACCACCGAGATGGGCCCGGTGTCCAATCAGCCGCAGTACGATAAAGTGTTGTCGCATTTCGCCTCTGCCCGCGAGGAGGGCGCGACCGTGGCCTTCGGCGGTGAGCCGGTCGATGAGCTCGGCGGATTCTTCGTCAAACCGACGGTGCTCACCGGGGTCAACCGCGCCATGCGGGCCGTCGCCGAGGAGGTCTTCGGGCCGGTGCTTGCGGTGATGACCTTCACCGACGAGGACGAGGCCGTCAGCACCGCCAATGACACCGAATTCGGGCTGGCCGCAGGCGTCTGGACCAAGGACGTCCACCGTGCGCACCGGGTGGCGGCCAGGCTGCGGGCCGGCACGGTGTGGGTGAACGCCTATCGCGTTGTCGCGCCTCATGTTCCGTTCGGCGGGGTCGGCTACAGCGGCATCGGCCGGGAGAACGGCATCGACGCCATCAAGGACTTCACCGAGACCAAGGCGGTGTGGGTGGAACTCACCGGAGCCACCCGCGACCCCTTCACCCTCGGCTGA
- a CDS encoding OB-fold domain-containing protein: MNATAVQDWLLDAMLAPSVEGDPLAPLYLAAVRNDLALPFCSGCARPLELDQDVCDHCASTERVWRTVEPRGVVHAATLMYRREPGLVHATAPYPIVDVEMDSGHRLLMTTTQPADSAPTIGWRVHTGFRRLGDVAIPAIDTMEDP; this comes from the coding sequence ATGAACGCCACCGCAGTACAGGACTGGTTGCTGGACGCGATGCTGGCCCCATCGGTCGAGGGTGACCCGTTGGCACCGCTGTACCTAGCGGCGGTGCGCAACGACCTCGCGCTGCCGTTCTGTTCGGGTTGCGCGCGGCCACTCGAGCTCGATCAGGACGTCTGCGACCACTGCGCAAGCACGGAGAGGGTCTGGCGCACAGTCGAACCCCGCGGCGTCGTCCATGCTGCGACGCTGATGTACCGGCGCGAACCGGGCCTGGTGCACGCCACGGCGCCCTACCCGATCGTCGACGTCGAGATGGACAGCGGGCACCGCCTGCTGATGACGACCACGCAGCCCGCGGACAGCGCGCCGACAATCGGCTGGCGCGTGCACACCGGCTTCCGTCGCCTCGGCGACGTCGCGATACCAGCCATCGACACCATGGAGGACCCGTGA
- a CDS encoding AMP-binding protein, translating to MLIGDIASNNARRYPNKRALVDGDRELTWSQVDQRARRLAGFLSGHGLKPGDRVMVIARNCIEWPEISFGLAKAGLIAVPVNIRLAPDEVAHVRDDCGARAVIVHADHREKFSGELCDLELVLTIGPEYELALTASDVEAAQADVSPDDVAVILYTSGTTGRAKGVMHTHRALLYQAADTNLVTEANRSDVMLATTPFFTAGGMVRTVSWLYLGQTMVIHQRFDPQAVIDEIERSAITFTTFIPTMLHRTLAILEEGPPRDMSSLRRISYGSAPVPPGLARKAMDLLGCDLQQRYGLTECGGQATILTPQDHRDIVAGRTSIGTSCGRETPMCAIRIVDVDGNDTAVGEVGEITIVSPANSIGYWNLPEQTAETFRPDGLRSGDLGFLDEDGYLHITGRRTDLIISGGFNIYPAEIERVIAGHTGVDMVAVVGVPDPEWGETPVAVVIPKSHVSDRDALTAELVTLCRTELAGYKQPRSFVYQSEFPLGPAGKILKREIANQVNQVVGASAKMPVSTASNEEHP from the coding sequence ATGCTCATCGGCGACATCGCCTCCAACAACGCGCGCCGCTACCCCAACAAGCGCGCCCTGGTCGACGGAGACCGCGAGCTCACCTGGTCCCAGGTCGACCAGCGAGCGCGGCGGTTGGCCGGTTTCCTGTCCGGACATGGACTGAAGCCCGGCGACCGGGTCATGGTGATCGCCCGCAACTGCATCGAATGGCCCGAGATCTCGTTCGGTCTGGCCAAGGCCGGGCTGATCGCCGTACCGGTGAACATCCGATTGGCCCCCGACGAAGTGGCCCACGTCCGCGACGACTGCGGAGCACGCGCGGTAATCGTCCACGCCGATCATCGCGAGAAGTTCTCCGGCGAACTGTGCGATCTGGAGTTGGTACTGACGATCGGTCCCGAGTACGAATTGGCGTTGACCGCATCGGATGTCGAGGCAGCACAGGCCGACGTCTCCCCCGACGATGTCGCGGTGATCCTCTACACCAGCGGGACCACAGGTCGCGCCAAGGGCGTCATGCACACCCACCGTGCCCTGCTGTACCAGGCTGCGGACACCAACCTGGTCACCGAGGCCAACCGCTCCGACGTCATGCTGGCCACCACGCCGTTCTTCACGGCGGGCGGCATGGTGCGCACGGTGTCGTGGCTGTACCTCGGTCAGACCATGGTGATCCACCAGCGGTTCGACCCGCAAGCGGTGATCGACGAAATCGAACGCAGCGCGATCACCTTCACGACGTTCATCCCGACGATGTTGCACCGGACCCTCGCCATCCTGGAAGAGGGTCCGCCACGGGACATGTCGAGCCTGCGGCGAATCTCCTACGGCTCAGCGCCGGTCCCGCCGGGTCTGGCCCGCAAGGCGATGGACCTGCTCGGCTGCGACCTGCAGCAGCGTTACGGTCTTACCGAATGCGGAGGACAGGCAACCATTCTCACGCCGCAGGACCATCGCGACATCGTCGCGGGCCGAACGTCGATCGGGACGTCGTGCGGGCGGGAGACACCGATGTGCGCCATCCGCATCGTCGACGTGGACGGCAACGACACTGCTGTTGGAGAGGTCGGCGAAATTACCATTGTGAGCCCGGCCAACTCGATCGGATACTGGAATCTGCCGGAGCAGACCGCCGAGACCTTCCGCCCCGACGGCTTGCGCAGCGGTGACCTTGGCTTCCTGGACGAAGACGGCTACCTACACATCACCGGCCGCCGAACCGATCTCATCATTTCCGGTGGGTTCAACATCTATCCCGCCGAGATCGAACGGGTCATCGCGGGCCACACAGGCGTGGACATGGTGGCGGTTGTTGGCGTGCCGGACCCCGAATGGGGTGAGACACCGGTCGCCGTCGTGATCCCGAAGTCCCACGTCAGCGACCGGGACGCCCTGACCGCTGAGCTGGTGACTCTGTGCCGCACGGAGTTGGCCGGCTACAAACAACCCAGAAGCTTCGTCTACCAAAGCGAGTTCCCGCTGGGTCCCGCGGGCAAGATCCTCAAGCGCGAGATAGCTAACCAGGTGAACCAGGTAGTGGGCGCGAGTGCAAAGATGCCGGTATCGACCGCATCGAATGAGGAGCACCCATGA
- a CDS encoding Rieske 2Fe-2S domain-containing protein: MTTVESASAIDEFDVTSIVRSDRVHGSVYTSADIFRREMDTIFKTGWVYVAHESEVTEPGDYLTRMIGHDPVVVVRGKDGVLRVVLNRCTHRANKLCNAEKGNANSFRCPYHGWTFSNTGALQGIPMREGYGESFNAVRAELGLAEAPRVDSYGGFVFASLAPDGISLLEHLGNATRAIDRLLNLSPTRRIDLRANWMKHLHHANWKMVVENNVDGYHALFTHASVYDAIKPAKVSHVPTKVDVLVRDLGNGHSEIDYTDEYRKLDEEFVWYGRIPRAKLDGYADALEEAYGAEQTHDALVVGPPHTLIWPNLFLAEMNVMFVEPQAPDRTIAYTTAVLIPGQDALNERTLRRSEGAMGPAGFLIADDGEIGMRNQAGLAAELPEWLVLARGVDSDIDDTTGIINRDKSAETPQRGFYAQWAAVVGGGARA, from the coding sequence GTGACGACTGTGGAATCTGCTTCTGCCATCGACGAATTCGACGTCACAAGCATCGTCCGTAGCGACCGCGTACACGGGTCGGTGTACACCTCGGCAGATATCTTCCGCCGTGAGATGGACACCATCTTCAAGACCGGCTGGGTCTACGTGGCGCACGAGAGTGAAGTCACCGAGCCGGGCGACTATCTCACCCGGATGATCGGCCACGACCCAGTCGTGGTGGTCCGCGGCAAGGATGGTGTGCTGCGCGTGGTGTTGAACCGCTGCACACATCGCGCCAACAAGCTGTGCAACGCCGAGAAGGGCAATGCCAACTCGTTTCGGTGCCCCTACCACGGTTGGACGTTCAGCAATACCGGTGCGCTGCAGGGCATTCCGATGCGCGAAGGGTACGGGGAGTCGTTCAACGCGGTGCGCGCCGAGCTCGGGCTTGCCGAGGCCCCCCGGGTTGACAGCTACGGCGGCTTCGTCTTCGCTTCGCTGGCGCCAGATGGCATCTCACTGCTCGAACACCTCGGCAATGCGACGCGGGCCATCGACCGGCTGCTCAACCTGTCGCCCACCCGCAGGATCGATCTCCGGGCCAACTGGATGAAACACCTGCACCATGCGAACTGGAAGATGGTGGTGGAGAACAACGTCGACGGTTACCACGCGTTGTTCACGCACGCATCGGTCTACGACGCGATCAAGCCCGCGAAGGTGTCGCATGTCCCGACCAAGGTCGACGTGCTTGTCCGTGACCTGGGCAACGGCCATTCGGAGATCGACTACACCGACGAATACCGCAAGCTGGACGAGGAATTCGTGTGGTACGGCCGGATCCCGCGGGCGAAGCTCGACGGCTACGCAGACGCACTGGAAGAGGCATACGGAGCGGAGCAGACACATGACGCTTTGGTCGTCGGTCCGCCGCACACACTGATCTGGCCCAACCTGTTCCTGGCCGAGATGAATGTCATGTTCGTCGAGCCGCAGGCCCCGGACCGCACCATCGCCTACACCACCGCTGTCCTGATACCGGGCCAGGATGCACTGAACGAGCGCACGCTGCGGCGTTCCGAGGGAGCGATGGGACCCGCGGGATTCCTCATCGCCGATGATGGCGAGATCGGCATGCGCAACCAGGCGGGGCTGGCTGCCGAGCTGCCGGAATGGTTGGTGTTGGCCCGCGGCGTGGACAGCGATATCGACGACACAACAGGAATCATCAACCGGGACAAGAGCGCCGAGACACCACAGCGGGGGTTCTACGCGCAGTGGGCGGCAGTGGTCGGCGGAGGGGCGCGGGCATGA
- the hpaH gene encoding 2-oxo-hept-4-ene-1,7-dioate hydratase, protein MSRPDPDELTDIARRLYEAEQTRTPIRQLSLDYPGMTIEDAYAVQRALVDLKLADGREVKGRKIGLTSKVMQRAVSIDEPDYGALFDDMFVEDGGRIPPGRFIRPRVEVELAFVLGESLQGPGVTIFDVLRVTEFVTPALEILDARVQMSDPDTGHLRTIVDTIADNAADAGLVLGGRVVRPLDIDLRWVAALLLRNGTVEESGVAAAVLNHPANGVAWLANRLAPHGVSLERGEVILSGSFTKPVFAEPGDTFVADYGPLGTVSVTFDGPTS, encoded by the coding sequence ATGAGCCGCCCGGACCCCGACGAGCTCACCGACATCGCGCGTCGGCTGTACGAGGCCGAGCAGACTCGCACTCCCATCCGGCAGCTGTCGCTCGATTATCCCGGCATGACCATCGAGGACGCCTACGCCGTGCAACGGGCCCTGGTCGACCTCAAGCTCGCCGACGGCCGGGAAGTCAAGGGCCGCAAGATCGGATTGACCTCGAAGGTGATGCAACGGGCGGTATCGATCGACGAACCGGACTACGGCGCGTTGTTCGACGACATGTTCGTCGAGGACGGCGGTCGCATTCCGCCCGGTCGGTTCATCCGGCCGCGTGTCGAGGTCGAGCTGGCGTTCGTGCTGGGGGAGTCGCTTCAGGGGCCGGGCGTCACGATCTTCGACGTGCTGCGGGTCACCGAGTTCGTCACGCCTGCACTCGAGATCCTCGACGCCAGGGTGCAGATGTCGGATCCCGACACCGGTCATTTGCGCACGATCGTCGACACGATCGCCGACAACGCCGCCGACGCGGGATTGGTCCTGGGCGGGCGGGTGGTCCGGCCGCTGGACATCGACCTGCGCTGGGTGGCGGCGTTGCTCCTGCGAAACGGGACGGTCGAAGAATCGGGGGTGGCGGCGGCGGTGCTCAACCATCCGGCCAACGGTGTCGCTTGGCTTGCTAATCGGCTTGCGCCACATGGGGTCTCGCTGGAGCGGGGCGAGGTGATCCTGTCCGGGTCGTTCACCAAGCCCGTTTTTGCCGAACCGGGAGACACTTTTGTCGCCGACTACGGTCCGCTGGGCACGGTCTCGGTGACGTTCGACGGACCTACCTCGTGA